The DNA segment CATCGAGATCCCCGGGGTGAACATCTTCGCGACGCCGCTCGAGCGCGACGAGATCGACCGGTACCTGATGCAGTATCGCGGAGTGCAGCGCAGCGATGACGACGAGCAGTCCGGCGCCCGCCTCGTGAGCATCCCCGCCGGGGCACCGTCGCGGCGGGAGGAGAACCGCCTGGCCGCTTGATCACACAACAGCGAAAGTCGCGGCCTGGCGGAGACGCAGGCGGACGTCAAGGACGCGCTCGACGACACGGCCCGGTGACCTTTCGGTGAATGCGCCGCGGGTCGGTGCACGGAGCCCTACATTGTCAGCGAACGGCCAGCGCTTCGCCGACGGGACGGGAGTCCAGCGCAGTGAATCCCAGCATCAGAAGGACGCTGCGGCTGGCGGGGATGCGCCCCGTTCCGCGCTGGCCGGCCCGCACGACATTCGATCTGCGCGGTAAACGAATCCTGTTGACCGGCGCATCCTCTGGGATCGGAGCGGTCGCCGCGCAGAAGCTCGCCGCCCAAGGCGCATTCGTCATCGCGGTGGCGCGGCGCGAAGCGCTGCTGGACGAGGTGGTCGAGCGGATCGTCGCGGCGGGCGGCAAGGCTACGGCGGTGCGCGCGAACCTCGCCGACCTCGACGAGATCGACGCGTTGGTGGAAAAGGTTGGCGCCGTTGACGTTCTGATCAACAACGCGGCCCGGTCGATCCGCCGACCGCTGGCCGAATCGCTGGGGCGGTGGCACGACGTGGAGCGGGTCATCCAGCTCAACTACTACGCCCCGCTGCGCCTCATTCGGGGTGTGGCACCCGGGATGATAGAACGCGGCGACGGCCACATCATCAACGTCGCAACGTGGCGGGTGCTGCCGGAATCCTCGCCGATGTTCGCGGCGTACAACGCCTCGAAGGCCGCGTTGAGCGCGGTGAGTCGCGTCATCGACACCGAGTGGGGGCAGGCGGGCGTGCACTCCACGACCGTGTACTACCCGTTGGTGGCGACGCCGATGATCGCGCCGACGCAGGCCTACAGCGGGGTCGCCGCGCTCAGCGCCGACGAGGCGGCGGACTGGATGGTCACCGCCGCCCGCACCCGGCCGATCCGCATCGCCCCGCGCAAGGCCCTCGCGTTGCGCGCACTCGACGTCGTCGCGCCGCGCGCACTCAACAACCTCCTCGAACGCGAAACCAACCGGATGAATGCGAACGCACGCACAGTCGTTGCGGCCCCAGAGGGTTGACGGTGTCGACTTCGCGGACCACGGTGGGCCACCGGCCCGAGAACCTCGCCCTGGGCGCGGCGCTCACCACGGCGGCGTTCTTCTGCGTCGCGCTGGTGGGCACGCTGGCGAAGGTGTCGGGCCAGTACACCTCGACCGGGGTGCTGCTGCTGTTCCAGAACCTGATCTGTCTGGTCTTCATCGTCCCGGTGGTGTGGCGTGACGGGTGGTCGTCGCTGCGGACGTCGAAGATCGGTCTGCATGTCACGCGGGCGGTCACCGGGACGGCGTGCTGGTATGCGTTGTTCTTCGCGATCACGCAGATCCCGCTGGCGAACGCGACCCTGCTGACCTACAGCGCTCCGCTGTGGATGCCGCTGGTGGCGTGGGTGGTCACGCGCCAGCGGGTGGCGCGGGCGACGTGGATCGGAGCCGGCATCGGCTTCGCCGGGGTGGTGCTGGTCCTGCAGCCGCAGACCCGCAGCTTTCACGTCGGTGAGGTGGCGGCGCTCGCCGGGGCGGTGCTGCTGGCGATCGCGATGATGTCGGTGCGCTGGCTCGGCGCGACCGAACCGATCACCCGGGTGCTCTTCTACTATTTCCTGCTTTCGACGGTGTTGGCGGTGCCGATCGCGATCGTCGACTGGCAGGCGTTCCCGCCGCGGGCGTGGGTGTGGCTGATCGCGCTCGGGTTCGCGCAGCTGTTCTCGCAGATCTTGATCGTGGTGGCGTACCGGTACGCCTCGGCGGAGAAGGTCGGACCGTTCATCTACTGCGTCATCGTGTTCACCGCGGTGATCGACTGGATCGTGTGGCATCACCCGCCGACGCTGTACATGTACATCGGGACGGCGCTGGTCATCGGCGGCGGGCTGGTGGCGGTGCGGGCGCGGGCGGCGCCGACTCCGGGTGGCGGTTAGGTAACGCTTGCGCGGAGCCCGTCGACAGCGGCCGGTTGTGCGGCACAGTTGATCCATGAGCGACAAGAAGGACCCGCCGCCCGGGGACGTCCGCGCGGCGGCGCAGGCTGCGCTGCAGGCGGCGCAGGAGGCGGCCAGCGGGGCGCTGCGGGTGCCGGCCGCGTCGGCTCAGATCGTCGCGCAGTTGCCCGGGTTGCTCGAGAACCTGGCGGCGGCGACCGAACGCCTCAACGCCACGCTGGACCGGATGGAGCGGTACATGGCGCTCGCGGACCCGACGCTGCAGGCGATGGACCGCATCCTGCCGCAGTTGGAAGCGCTTGCCGCCCAACGCGATGCCGCGCTGCGAGCTGTCGGCGATCTGCCCGGGGTGGGAGCGTTCGGGCGCTTCACCGGGCTCACGCCGAGGGAGGATCCGACGCAGGAAAAGGGCAAGTCCTCGAAGAAGCCGCGCCGAAAGGACTGACCGGTCCGCGTCACTGAGACGCTGGTTTCGCCGTGCACCCATCGGGCGGACGGGCGCTCCTGAGTAGCGCCGTGGTGAGTGGCGGCATTATGGAGGGCGAACGAGCTGAGTCGTCGATGAAGGAAGTGGGCGCGCGTGAGCGAGCGGAACCAGCCCAGCGAGAAGTCGCCTGCTGGGAGTCCTGCGGCGGTCGATCCGGCGACGCAGCGTGCCTTCGGTCGGCCCGAAGGCGTCCAGAGCGCGTTCGCGGGGCCCGACCGCCGTCGTGACCAGGGCGAATACACGCCGACGAACCAGTCCCCGGGCCCTGTGCTCGACGACGTCTTCGGGCATCCGAAGGCCGACGATGACGATGCGGTGTCCGAGCAGTGGCCGCCGCAGCCCGACGGCGAGGCTGCCCCTCCCCCGCCGACGCCCGTCGCGGCCGCACCGGCCGATCCCGGCCCCAAGCTCGGTTTGGTCGACCTGCTGTTCAGCGGGAAGGTCTCCCGAACCGCGCTCGTCGTGATCGCGGTGCTGGCGCTGGCGGTGGGCCTGGCCGGTGGATGGATCGGCAGCAAGACGGCGACGATCATCGAGGCGTTCGCGACGCCGAAGGTGAACCTCTCGACGACCGAACCGGACGACTCCGCGGAAAGCCGGTTCACCCGGGTCGCCGACGCGGTCGCCGATTCGGTAGTGACCATCGAGGCGGTCAGCGAACAGTCCGGCTCGCAGGGATCCGGGGTCGTGGTCGACGGCCGCGGCTACATCGTCACCAACAACCACGTGGTCGAAGAGGCCTCCACCGATGCGAACAAGTGGAAGCTGTCGGTCATCTTCAACGACGGCAAAACCGTGCCGGCGGTGGTGGTGGGCCGCGATCCGGTGACGGATCTGGCGGTGCTGAAGGTCAACAACGTCGACCACCTGACGGTGGCGCGCCTGGGTGACTCGAGCCGGCTGCGGGTGGGCCAGGAGGTGATCGCCGCGGGTGCGCCGCTGGGTCTGCGGAGCACCGACACGCAGGGGATCATCAGCGCGCTCAACCGGGCGGTGCGGCTGTCGGCCGAGCGTTCGGGTGACGACATCGTCATCTCAGCGGTGCAGACCGACGCGGCGATCAACCACGGCAACTCCGGTGGTCCGCTGATCAACATGAACGCCGAGGTGATCGGTATCAACGCGGCGGGCAAATCGCTGTCGGACAGCGCCAGCGGCCTGGGCTTCGCGATCCCGGTCAACGAGATGAAGCATGTCGTCGAGACGCTGATGCGCGACGGCGTGATCGCCCATCCCACACTGGGTTTGACGGCGCAGTCGGTGAGCGACACCGGTGCGGCCGGAGCGAAGGTGACCGAGGTCAAGCAGGGCGAGCCGGCGGAGAAGGCCGGGATCAAGGAGGGCGACGTCGTCGTCAAGATCGGTGACCGCCCGGTCGGTGACCTCGACGCGTTCGTCGTCGCGGTGCGTCAGCTCCAGATCGGCAAGGGCACGCCCGTCGAGATCCTGCGGGAGGGCAAGCCGATGACCCTGACGGTGGAGCCCATCGCCGGCAAGCCGACGACGTAGCAGCGAGGCCGGCCCGCTCAGGTTTCCCCTACCAGCCCGAGTTCTGCGGCGAGTACTTCCGCAGCCCATTCCGGCCAGCCCTCGATACGGTCCCAGTCGGGAAACCGGCAGCCGGTTTCGCGGGTGTGGTGCGGGCACCTCGGAGGTCCAACCTGTTCGCGCAAGATGGATGCGATCCGACGCTCGATCTCAGGCACCATAGGGTTCAACGGTAGGGATCGGAGCGTCCGCGCACGGATCATTGCGACGAAGAGCAGGCGCCACAGTTTCTCGCCGTGGTCGCTATGCCTTCTTCAACTCGAAGCGCACGCGATAGAGCAGCCATTCGCATCTGACGCCGACCTTCTCGGCGTGGACCTGTACTTGCTCGGCCAACTGCTCGTTGGGTTGTCCGGTGATGATCATCAGGCGCGCACCCTTGTGGCCTTGAGCTTCAGCCGCTGTCTTGAGGGCGTCCATGTATTTGGCGGCCTGCGCGACGATCCCCTCGTCCGGTGTTCCCGCCTTCAACTCGATGCCGACCAGTTCCTTGCTCTTCGTGTCTACCGCGATCAGGTCAGGTCTCGATCCTGGCGCGAGCACTTTCTCGCGATCGGTGAGGCGAAGATGCTTTGTTGCCTGGCTCAAGAAGTGTTTGTTCTTCCAGAGAAAGTGCTGGAGTTGGGATTCTTCCTCGAACAACTCACGAGCGGGTTGCAGGCCTTGCACCGGCCGCTTGGCATCGAAGAAATGAATCGTTGTCTCCGGAGTATTCGCATCGTCCGAGAGTTCGGGGCTGAAATCGACGCCGGCTTCCCGCAAGCGATCGCTGAGCTCTTCGAGGAGCCTGCGAGATCCCCGTTCGTAGCCGGCCTCTCTGACGAGCACACCCAGTTTGCTGCTCGGCATGTGCTTCAGCAGCCGCGTCTCGGGCGCGATGTTCTCTACGCGTTGTCGCGTCTTTCTCACGAGACGATCGAGGCGTTCTTCCTTCGTCAATTGTGCAGCCAAGTGGACCCCACCTCTGTCGGCGCGCAGGTATCCCGCACGTTGTTCAGCAGAGTCCTACCACGCAACTAACGGCTTCGTCACCGGTCTCGTGAGTAACCATCGCCGGAGAGTAAGGGACTGAAGCTTCTCAGGTTCGATATCGCCCGTGATACCGCATTCGGCGGCCCATCCTGTTACAGCCGCGCGCGCCGACTCTCCCGTCACCCATCCGCGCGACGGAACAACTCGGCCGGTCGTCCACGACCTCCAGTCGTGGTGGCTCCGGTCGCGACGAGCTTGGGCTCCATCGCCCGCCGGAAGCTGTCCCGCTGCAGCGACTCTCCGATGACGGCTTCGTGGGCCAGCCGTAGCTCGCGCAGCGTGAACTCCTCGCCGAGTAGCCGGTCGGGATCGGGATCGTCGGCGTAACGGGCGCGAATGTGCTCGACGGCCTGCACGATGATGTCGGCGTGGTCGTAGGGCAGCCGACCCGGTTGCTCGACGGGCATGAGCCGCGTCGTCTCCGTGAAGCGTGAGGCAAGCTGATCGGCGCGCACCACCTCGATGTGCGCCACCGACAGCACCCATCCGCGGTCGTCGCGTGCGGGGTCGTCGAACACCTGAAGCTGGTGCGGCCGCAGCCCACGGACGTTCGCCTTCGTCTGCAGCGACCGGTTTACCGCATCGGCCAACCGCTCCCCCTTGTGCAGGAAGGTGCCCGGCAGAGCCCAGCCGCGGCCGCTGTTGCGACGTACCTGCAGCACGACCAGCCGATGATCGGCGTCGAGGGTCAGCAGCGCGGTGTCGACCGCGACCGACGGACGCGGGTAATCGGTGAGCGGGCGCGATGTGCGGTCCCCGGGCGATTTCAGGTTCATGTCAGAGCCTCAGCGTACAGTGATCCCCAATTAGCGCATAAGTGCGCAAAAGCTGAAGGGAGTGCCATGACTTCATTTCACGATCGCATCGAAGGGGTCCTGCTGGGCATGGCGGCGGGCGACGCCCTCGGTGCGCCATACGAGTTCGGTCCGCCGCGCGGACCCGAGCTCGCGGTGGAGATGGTGGGCGGAGGCGTGTGGGAGCCCGGTGAGTGGACCGACGATACGGCGATGGCGATCGCCATCGCAGAGACAGCGGCGACCGGTACGGACCTGCGAGAGCCGGCGGCCCAGGACACCATCGTCGCGCGGTGGCATGCGTGGTCGTTGCGGGCCAAGGACGTCGGCATCCAGACCCGGTCGGTACTCACAGCAGCGGCACGCTCCGGCGCTGCGACCGCGGATCGCGCCCGCGCCGAAGCGATCCGCTTGCACGAGCGGACCGGTCGCACCGCGGGCAACGGCTCGCTGATGCGTACCGCGCCGGTGGCGCTCGCCTATCTCGATGACGAGGACGCGATGGTCGACGCCGCACGGGCGGTCAGCGAACTCACCCACGTCGATCTCGACGCCGGTGATGCGTGCGTGGTGTGGTGCAGCGCGATCCGGCATGCGGTGCGCACCGGTGAGCTCGATGCGCGAACGGGACTGCGGCACATCGAACACCGCCGCCGAAAGCTGTGGCAGGAGCGACTCGATGCCGCAGAATCGGGGCCGCCCGCGTCGTTCGCGAACAACGGCTGGGTGGTGGCGGCCCTGCAGGCGGCGTGGTCGGCGATCACGACCACGGCAGTACCGTCCGACGACCCGGCTGCCGGGGTGTTTCGCGCTGATCATCTGCGGTTGGCGCTCGACGCCGCGGTGCGGGCGGGCGATGACACCGACACGGTCGCAGCAATCGCGGGCGCACTGCTCGGCGCCGCCTATGGCGCATCGGCGGTGCCGGTGCGGTGGCGGGCGCTGCTACACGGGTGGCCGGGGATTTCGGCGCACGGTCTCGTCGGCCTGGCATCGGCGATTGCGCGTGGCGGTGAGCCGGATTCGTTCGACTACTCGTATCCCGGTTCGCCGATCGACACGGTGGCGCGGCACCCGTACGACGACGGTGTGCTGCTCGGTGGGATCGGTGTGCTGCGCCGGCTGCCGGCGGATGTCGATGCGGTGGTGTCACTGTGTCGGGTGGCCGATAGCGATGTGCCGCAGGGCATACCGCATGTCGAGGTGCGGTTGATCGACCGGGTCGACGAGGACGAGAACCCGCATCTGGATTTCGTCCTGCTGGAGGGGGTACGGGCGGTCGAGCAGCTGCGGCGGCAGGGTCGCACGGTGCTGGTGCACTGCGTCGGCGCGTACAGCCGCACACCGACAATCGGGGCGCTGTACGGCGCGCGACTACGTGCTGTCGACGTGGACACGGCGCTGGCTGATGTCGTGCGGGTGTTGCCGGGGGCACAGCCCAACCGGGCGTTCCGGGCGGCGCTGCGACGGTTGCACGGTGACCGCCCTGCTGCTCATGCGGTCACCACGAGTGGTCACACAGCGTGCAATACTGCCGCTCGTCGGTCGGGCAGCAGCCACCCATGCTGAGCCACGGTTCCCACGATTCCGGATCGACCGGCATCCCGTAGACGATGTCCTGCGTGCGCCGTCCGCCGCAGCGCGGGCACTGTGGGTTCTCCGCGAAGCGGAAGTCGAGGAAACTGGTGAAACCGCCGTCGCGCATGCGGTCCCGGCAGCGGCGGCAGATCACGGCCGGCCAGTCGGTGGCCTCGCTCCTCAGCCACGGCACGTGCGCCCGCTGTCGCGGATCGTCGTTCTCCCCCAGCCTGATCGGCGAATGTGGTTCCGGCCGGCGGTACGGATCGACGGTGTGCACATGCACTTGATCACGGGCGTCGGCTCCACTCAGGTCGATTTCGCGTCTACATCCGCGACAAACACCATTGAAGCGCAGCAGGTTTCGCGCGGCGACGAGTGACGAGTGGCCACGCAGGTGATACGGGTCGCCGTGGATCCTGCTCTGGTGCAGCGCCAGGATGACCGACTCGGCGTCGTCGTCGTCAAGGCGCCAGCTGGTGAACGCGTTCTCGTTGAGGTTCAACATCAACGTCATGGTGCTCAGATCGACGACGTCGATGCGGTATCCCTTGGGGTCCAGCAGTGCGCCGCCGATGGTTCCCTCGTCGCCGACGCGTGCGAGCACCGTGAGCACCGACACCGGGTCGGTGCCCAGAACGAGCATCGCGAAGTCACCGGGCCGGGCCTCCCCGAACGCGTAGCGCCACGGCCGGTACGGCGACCGGGGCTCCAGCAGCGTGATGACACCGTCCTTCCAGTCGGCGGCCTCGAGGACGTGAAGGCGGTGATGAAGCGTTGGCGTCACCTGTCGATTGTCCCAGCGAGGTATGACATTTCCCGGTCCGAGGACGTCAGCCGACGCCGCTGCAAACGGCGGCGGTGATCTGCGATGCTTCACGAGACACCGCCGCGAATCTCCGACTCGGCGGTGCGTCAACCCGCGCTCGAGGGCGGGTCAGGGGACGTTGAGCCGGCGCGCGAGATCCGGTCCACCCACCTCACGGATGAAGTCGGCGTCGCCGCAGACCACGAGTTGATCGCGGGCACGGGACAAGCCGACGTAAAGGCGTTCGCGGGAGCGCTCGAACTCGCCCTCCTCGTTGACCACGAGCACGACGCAGCGGCGTTCAAGCCCCTTGAACCCCAGCACGTGCCCGTAGAACACCTGGTCGGTGTCCCAGAAGGAATCCCAGTACGCCGAGTGCCCGTCTTTCTGACGCTCCGCCTGCTCCGGATGGCGGCTCCCGGTCGTCAACAGCGCCAGATCCTCCGGGCGCCAGCCCTCGTCGAGGAGAAGGTCGATCTGATCGTCGCCCGCGTCCATCGCCTCGTCGCGGCTGCAGGCGACGAAGGTGACCGCCGGCCCTTCGCCGCCGAGGAACCGCATCGGGTGGTCGACGAGCGGCTGGAACGCGTTGGCGATCTGGCGCGTGTTGCGCAGATTGTGGTCCAGGATCAACGGAGCCAGCGGCACCGGCGGTGACCCCACGCGGTTGAACACGCGCTGACCCTCGTCGGTGAACACATACAGGCCGCCGTCGACCGGGTCGCGCAGGGCGGCCAGCAGCGGATCCCACCACGCGTCGGCGAAGTCCTGCGCCTCGTCCACCACGATCGAGTCGAACCGGTGCCC comes from the Mycolicibacterium litorale genome and includes:
- a CDS encoding DMT family transporter; translated protein: MSTSRTTVGHRPENLALGAALTTAAFFCVALVGTLAKVSGQYTSTGVLLLFQNLICLVFIVPVVWRDGWSSLRTSKIGLHVTRAVTGTACWYALFFAITQIPLANATLLTYSAPLWMPLVAWVVTRQRVARATWIGAGIGFAGVVLVLQPQTRSFHVGEVAALAGAVLLAIAMMSVRWLGATEPITRVLFYYFLLSTVLAVPIAIVDWQAFPPRAWVWLIALGFAQLFSQILIVVAYRYASAEKVGPFIYCVIVFTAVIDWIVWHHPPTLYMYIGTALVIGGGLVAVRARAAPTPGGG
- a CDS encoding SDR family oxidoreductase is translated as MRPVPRWPARTTFDLRGKRILLTGASSGIGAVAAQKLAAQGAFVIAVARREALLDEVVERIVAAGGKATAVRANLADLDEIDALVEKVGAVDVLINNAARSIRRPLAESLGRWHDVERVIQLNYYAPLRLIRGVAPGMIERGDGHIINVATWRVLPESSPMFAAYNASKAALSAVSRVIDTEWGQAGVHSTTVYYPLVATPMIAPTQAYSGVAALSADEAADWMVTAARTRPIRIAPRKALALRALDVVAPRALNNLLERETNRMNANARTVVAAPEG
- a CDS encoding S1C family serine protease → MSERNQPSEKSPAGSPAAVDPATQRAFGRPEGVQSAFAGPDRRRDQGEYTPTNQSPGPVLDDVFGHPKADDDDAVSEQWPPQPDGEAAPPPPTPVAAAPADPGPKLGLVDLLFSGKVSRTALVVIAVLALAVGLAGGWIGSKTATIIEAFATPKVNLSTTEPDDSAESRFTRVADAVADSVVTIEAVSEQSGSQGSGVVVDGRGYIVTNNHVVEEASTDANKWKLSVIFNDGKTVPAVVVGRDPVTDLAVLKVNNVDHLTVARLGDSSRLRVGQEVIAAGAPLGLRSTDTQGIISALNRAVRLSAERSGDDIVISAVQTDAAINHGNSGGPLINMNAEVIGINAAGKSLSDSASGLGFAIPVNEMKHVVETLMRDGVIAHPTLGLTAQSVSDTGAAGAKVTEVKQGEPAEKAGIKEGDVVVKIGDRPVGDLDAFVVAVRQLQIGKGTPVEILREGKPMTLTVEPIAGKPTT
- a CDS encoding ADP-ribosylglycohydrolase family protein, whose product is MTSFHDRIEGVLLGMAAGDALGAPYEFGPPRGPELAVEMVGGGVWEPGEWTDDTAMAIAIAETAATGTDLREPAAQDTIVARWHAWSLRAKDVGIQTRSVLTAAARSGAATADRARAEAIRLHERTGRTAGNGSLMRTAPVALAYLDDEDAMVDAARAVSELTHVDLDAGDACVVWCSAIRHAVRTGELDARTGLRHIEHRRRKLWQERLDAAESGPPASFANNGWVVAALQAAWSAITTTAVPSDDPAAGVFRADHLRLALDAAVRAGDDTDTVAAIAGALLGAAYGASAVPVRWRALLHGWPGISAHGLVGLASAIARGGEPDSFDYSYPGSPIDTVARHPYDDGVLLGGIGVLRRLPADVDAVVSLCRVADSDVPQGIPHVEVRLIDRVDEDENPHLDFVLLEGVRAVEQLRRQGRTVLVHCVGAYSRTPTIGALYGARLRAVDVDTALADVVRVLPGAQPNRAFRAALRRLHGDRPAAHAVTTSGHTACNTAARRSGSSHPC
- a CDS encoding NUDIX hydrolase; its protein translation is MNLKSPGDRTSRPLTDYPRPSVAVDTALLTLDADHRLVVLQVRRNSGRGWALPGTFLHKGERLADAVNRSLQTKANVRGLRPHQLQVFDDPARDDRGWVLSVAHIEVVRADQLASRFTETTRLMPVEQPGRLPYDHADIIVQAVEHIRARYADDPDPDRLLGEEFTLRELRLAHEAVIGESLQRDSFRRAMEPKLVATGATTTGGRGRPAELFRRADG
- a CDS encoding PDDEXK family nuclease is translated as MAAQLTKEERLDRLVRKTRQRVENIAPETRLLKHMPSSKLGVLVREAGYERGSRRLLEELSDRLREAGVDFSPELSDDANTPETTIHFFDAKRPVQGLQPARELFEEESQLQHFLWKNKHFLSQATKHLRLTDREKVLAPGSRPDLIAVDTKSKELVGIELKAGTPDEGIVAQAAKYMDALKTAAEAQGHKGARLMIITGQPNEQLAEQVQVHAEKVGVRCEWLLYRVRFELKKA